From a single Hypanus sabinus isolate sHypSab1 chromosome 7, sHypSab1.hap1, whole genome shotgun sequence genomic region:
- the LOC132397124 gene encoding uncharacterized protein LOC132397124 — translation MYLNEKPNKSISEFARFADEYALTHKTKFSLNKSYQKDRRNGRESPPAEAEIQPGASGKSKEEERQAGRRVPGLTCFHCGRVGHIASKCFAPRKETGKGKAAVPTGCIVSISKSTRKPQGDKKREEREKFISEGTMSVKEGETPVPVRIWRDTGAEQSLILSKVLDFGPETGEVVLRGIGKGTEAVPLHRIIINCDLVSGPVEIGVRSEFPRAGVDVLLGNDLAGGDVCSAVKLTSKPVSVEDPPLDSKIYPACAITRSMSRKAAEKETSLNQSSVDLAERFLPTLSQERLGVVKRRIGR, via the coding sequence atgtatttgaacgagaagccgaataagtccatatctgaatttgccaggttcgcagatgaatatgccctaacccacaagacaaagttttccttgaataagagttaccagaaagaccgtaggaacggtagagaaagcccgccggctgaggcagaaattcagccgggagctagtggtaaaagtaaggaggaagaaaggcaagctggcaggagggttcctggcttgacctgttttcaTTGTGGAAgggttggtcatattgcatctaagtgctttgctccgaggaaggagacaggaaaagggaaagcagcagtccctacagggtgtattgtgtcgatcagcaagtcgacgagaaagccccagggAGATAAAAAACGAGAGgagcgtgagaaatttatttcggaAGGGAccatgtctgtgaaagagggagaaacaccagttccagtgcggatctggagagatactggagctgagcagtcattgattctcagtaaggtactagattttggtcctgagacgggagaggtagttttgagaggcatcggaaaagggacagaagctgtgcctttgcataggatcattataaattgtgatctggtatctggaccagttgaaataggggtgcgatcagaattcccgagagctggcgtggacgtccttcttggtaacgatttagcaggtggtgacgtatgttcagcagtgaagctgacgagcaagcctgtaagtgttgaggacccgcccctagattccaagatctatcccgcatgcgcgatcactcgcagcatgtcgagaaaggcagctgagaaagagaccagtttaaatcagtccagtgttgatttggctgagaggtTTTTACCAACCCTGTCCCAAGAGAGGTTgggggtggtaaaacggagaatagggaggtga